In one Achromobacter spanius genomic region, the following are encoded:
- a CDS encoding NAD(P)/FAD-dependent oxidoreductase yields the protein MQQMHDAVIVGGGPAGASCALWLARLGLSPILIEASARLGGLAQDNPFADDWIAVLPGVTGQQVADNIDASVRAAQVPLRMETRVVGVVPCKGGIEASLAGADGSQTQVRGRTLVIASGVRAKGLPDHPAGASWPGVLIGPGSPIVAQDYSGLSVAVLGGGDNAFENYVYVRNRGARAVHLYARSVRAQQQWVTRASREGVRIGPYTVDPASRSVDGRQYDLILVFYGWEPQAAFADTLQLARDERGYIRTDFATAETSVPDIYAIGEVAHRMHPCVVTSMADGVVAAKAIQRRWERAGD from the coding sequence ATGCAACAAATGCACGATGCGGTGATTGTAGGCGGCGGCCCGGCCGGCGCGTCCTGCGCCCTGTGGCTGGCCAGGCTTGGTTTGTCCCCAATATTAATTGAGGCCAGCGCCCGCCTGGGCGGCCTGGCCCAGGACAACCCCTTCGCCGACGACTGGATCGCGGTGCTGCCTGGGGTGACCGGGCAACAAGTGGCTGACAACATCGACGCCAGCGTCCGCGCGGCCCAGGTGCCGCTGCGCATGGAAACCCGCGTCGTCGGCGTCGTGCCCTGCAAGGGCGGCATTGAAGCCAGCCTGGCCGGGGCGGATGGCAGCCAGACGCAGGTGCGGGGCCGCACGCTGGTGATCGCCTCGGGCGTGCGCGCCAAGGGCCTGCCGGATCACCCCGCTGGCGCGTCATGGCCCGGCGTGCTGATCGGCCCGGGTTCGCCCATCGTTGCGCAAGACTATTCCGGCTTGTCGGTGGCGGTGCTGGGCGGGGGCGACAACGCCTTCGAAAACTACGTCTATGTGCGCAACCGGGGCGCCCGCGCCGTGCATCTGTATGCCCGCAGCGTGCGCGCCCAGCAGCAATGGGTCACGCGCGCCAGCCGCGAAGGCGTGCGCATCGGCCCGTACACCGTGGACCCCGCCAGCCGCAGTGTCGATGGCCGGCAGTACGACTTGATCCTGGTGTTCTATGGCTGGGAACCGCAGGCCGCCTTTGCCGACACCCTGCAACTGGCCCGCGACGAACGCGGCTATATCCGTACCGACTTCGCCACCGCCGAAACCAGCGTGCCGGACATCTATGCCATTGGTGAAGTCGCCCATCGCATGCACCCCTGCGTGGTGACGTCGATGGCCGACGGCGTGGTGGCGGCCAAGGCCATCCAGCGCCGCTGGGAGCGGGCGGGCGACTAA
- a CDS encoding Bug family tripartite tricarboxylate transporter substrate binding protein, whose protein sequence is MLQAHRWLAAGVMAAAIASPALAAWPERPITLIVPAAPGGTTDISARLIADKMAAKLGQQVIVENRAGAAGIIGAQTLARAKPDGYTLLMGNIGPNAINYALYKTLPYKPTDFAPVTLVISVPNVLVVNEASPARSVKELLAEARRDPSQVSFGSSGAGQSPHLSAELFKQRAGIAGTHVPYKGAGPAVAALLGQQFTFMIDNLPSSMPFIQSGKLRALAVTSDTRLAELPDVPTMAEAGVKDMVVTAWFGLIAPAGTPEDVVGKLYAAARDVVRSPDISGRFKAMGGQAGGNTPAEFTAFIDQERARWKQIVDTAGLAREQ, encoded by the coding sequence ATGTTGCAAGCGCATCGCTGGCTGGCCGCGGGCGTGATGGCGGCCGCCATTGCCAGCCCCGCCCTCGCCGCCTGGCCTGAACGGCCGATCACCCTGATTGTTCCGGCGGCCCCGGGCGGCACCACCGACATTTCCGCGCGGCTGATCGCCGACAAGATGGCCGCCAAGCTTGGCCAGCAGGTCATCGTGGAAAACCGCGCCGGCGCCGCCGGCATCATCGGCGCGCAAACCTTGGCGCGGGCCAAGCCCGACGGCTATACCCTGCTGATGGGCAACATCGGTCCCAACGCCATCAACTACGCGCTGTACAAAACACTGCCCTACAAGCCCACCGATTTCGCGCCCGTGACGCTGGTGATCTCGGTGCCCAACGTGCTGGTCGTCAACGAAGCGTCGCCTGCCCGCAGCGTGAAGGAATTGCTGGCCGAGGCCAGGCGCGACCCGTCCCAGGTGTCGTTCGGCAGTTCCGGCGCGGGCCAATCGCCGCACCTGTCCGCCGAACTCTTCAAGCAGCGCGCGGGCATCGCGGGCACGCATGTTCCCTACAAAGGGGCCGGCCCCGCCGTCGCCGCGCTGCTGGGCCAGCAGTTCACCTTCATGATCGACAACCTGCCCAGCTCGATGCCATTCATCCAGTCCGGCAAGCTGCGCGCGCTGGCCGTCACCAGTGACACCAGGCTGGCCGAGCTGCCGGACGTGCCCACCATGGCCGAGGCGGGCGTCAAGGACATGGTGGTCACGGCGTGGTTCGGCTTGATAGCCCCGGCCGGCACGCCCGAGGACGTGGTCGGCAAGCTGTACGCCGCCGCGCGCGACGTGGTGCGCAGCCCCGACATCAGCGGCCGGTTCAAGGCCATGGGCGGGCAGGCGGGTGGCAATACCCCTGCCGAGTTCACAGCCTTCATCGACCAGGAGCGCGCGCGCTGGAAGCAGATTGTGGATACGGCCGGACTGGCCCGGGAGCAATAG
- a CDS encoding 3-oxoacid CoA-transferase subunit A — protein MIDKIQASMAEAVAVIPDGASVLVGGFGEAGVPYELLQCLADAGRRDLTIISNNAGTFERGIAALLIRKQVRKIICSHPRPPNSDAFARAYRAGEVELECVPQGTLAERLRAAGAGLGPFFTPTGYGTELAEGRRQEVIDGVGYVLEQPLRADFALIRAHLGDRWGNLMYRHAARNFNPVMCMASGHAIAQVDEVVPLGTFVPEQVMTQGIFVKAVVRVEA, from the coding sequence ATGATCGACAAGATCCAAGCGTCCATGGCCGAGGCCGTGGCCGTGATTCCCGACGGCGCCTCGGTGCTGGTCGGCGGCTTTGGCGAAGCGGGCGTGCCGTACGAGTTGCTGCAATGCCTGGCGGATGCCGGGCGGCGCGACCTGACCATCATTTCCAACAACGCTGGCACGTTCGAACGCGGCATCGCTGCATTGCTGATCCGCAAGCAGGTCAGGAAGATCATCTGCTCGCATCCGCGCCCGCCCAATTCCGATGCCTTCGCTCGCGCCTACCGGGCCGGCGAGGTCGAATTGGAATGCGTGCCCCAAGGCACGCTGGCCGAGCGCCTGCGCGCGGCGGGCGCCGGGTTGGGGCCGTTTTTCACGCCCACCGGCTACGGCACGGAACTGGCCGAGGGCCGCCGCCAGGAAGTGATCGACGGGGTGGGCTACGTGCTGGAGCAGCCGCTGCGCGCCGACTTCGCGCTAATCCGCGCGCATCTGGGCGACCGCTGGGGCAACCTGATGTACCGGCACGCGGCGCGCAACTTCAACCCGGTCATGTGCATGGCCTCGGGCCACGCCATTGCGCAGGTGGACGAGGTGGTGCCGCTGGGCACCTTCGTGCCGGAACAGGTGATGACGCAGGGCATCTTCGTGAAAGCCGTGGTGCGGGTGGAGGCCTGA
- a CDS encoding 3-oxoacid CoA-transferase subunit B codes for MQDANSTNSTNNAANSAQDIKGLTRQQIAQLLASDIPDGSIVNLGIGMPTLVGDYLPPDKDILLHSENGILGMGPAASGKDVDPDLINASRQPITLLGGASITEHTVSFAMMRGGHLDYAVLGAFQVSEKGDLANWKTDAADAIPAVGGAMDLAVGAKQVLVTMEHRGRDGTPKVLRQCTYPLTGKGVVTRIYTDLAVIDVTPDGLAVYAMVDGVDATFLRSVTDAPLNFPATPRVIVLDPAGAPRYA; via the coding sequence ATGCAAGACGCGAACAGCACGAACAGCACCAACAACGCCGCGAACAGCGCGCAGGACATCAAGGGCTTGACCCGGCAACAGATTGCGCAATTGCTGGCCAGTGATATCCCGGACGGCTCCATCGTCAACCTTGGCATCGGCATGCCAACGCTGGTGGGCGACTATCTTCCGCCCGACAAAGACATCCTGCTGCACAGCGAAAACGGCATCCTGGGCATGGGCCCCGCCGCCAGCGGCAAGGACGTGGACCCGGACCTCATCAACGCCAGCCGCCAGCCCATTACCTTGTTGGGCGGCGCGTCCATTACCGAACACACGGTGTCGTTCGCGATGATGCGCGGTGGCCATCTGGACTACGCCGTGTTGGGCGCGTTCCAGGTGTCGGAAAAGGGTGACCTGGCCAATTGGAAAACGGACGCGGCCGACGCCATACCCGCCGTGGGCGGCGCCATGGATCTGGCCGTGGGCGCCAAGCAGGTGCTGGTCACCATGGAGCACCGCGGCCGAGACGGCACGCCGAAGGTGCTGCGCCAATGCACGTATCCGCTGACCGGCAAGGGCGTGGTGACGCGCATCTATACCGACCTGGCGGTGATCGACGTAACGCCGGATGGGCTGGCCGTCTACGCCATGGTCGACGGCGTCGACGCCACCTTTCTGCGTTCCGTTACCGACGCACCCCTGAACTTTCCGGCGACGCCACGCGTGATCGTCCTGGACCCGGCCGGCGCGCCGCGCTACGCCTGA
- a CDS encoding fimbrial protein, translating into MNKKIVAASLAFSSLLLCGSAMAADVKLVFTGKVSPSTCKIADLGEQGVFQVDLTTVSVSALAKQNDVAGRKLVALDLTGCSGSKVTTRFNSGSSVDPSTGALINQATPGGGETPSNAQVQLLNSKYQPIHLSNGAGTETVSIEGNAAKIEFYAQYLAATANTTPGPVQTEVLLDLIYE; encoded by the coding sequence GTGAATAAGAAGATTGTTGCGGCAAGTTTGGCCTTCTCGTCCCTGCTGTTGTGCGGCAGCGCGATGGCAGCGGATGTGAAGTTGGTGTTCACGGGCAAGGTGTCTCCGTCCACTTGCAAAATCGCGGATCTGGGCGAGCAAGGTGTCTTTCAGGTGGATCTCACCACCGTCAGCGTCAGCGCGCTGGCCAAGCAGAACGATGTGGCCGGCCGCAAGCTGGTCGCGTTGGACCTGACCGGCTGCTCGGGCAGCAAGGTCACCACGCGCTTTAATTCCGGTTCGAGCGTCGATCCCTCCACGGGCGCCTTGATCAACCAGGCCACGCCCGGCGGCGGTGAGACGCCGTCCAACGCACAAGTCCAGTTGCTGAACAGCAAGTACCAGCCCATCCATCTGTCCAACGGCGCTGGCACCGAAACCGTTAGCATCGAGGGCAACGCTGCAAAGATCGAGTTCTACGCCCAATACCTGGCGGCCACCGCCAACACCACGCCCGGCCCGGTCCAGACCGAAGTCCTGCTGGACCTGATCTACGAATGA
- a CDS encoding fimbria/pilus periplasmic chaperone: MKPIPLERTLEGLPDRTRQAMFRRFCALLCLACATLLPPAAQSNVVMGGTRIIYPAEEREVTLRLSNDGSQPALVQAWIDDGDMDVGPDEVSVPFIIMPPLARINPGKGQTLRIAYAPSANIPSDRESVFWMNVLDVPPLPSAQVANHMQLAFRSRIKLFFRPMGLPGTVADAAAQLRWRVVQAGKGPTLQVRNDSAFHVSLTSVELRLPEGRTMSLPSRMLAPRSVTELDDGKLPHAAGAKGAVVFEWINDYGATVRRESRLDP, encoded by the coding sequence ATGAAGCCGATCCCCCTTGAGCGCACGCTTGAGGGGCTTCCGGACCGTACCCGCCAGGCCATGTTTCGCCGCTTCTGCGCGTTGCTGTGCCTGGCATGCGCGACCCTGCTGCCCCCAGCCGCCCAGTCCAACGTGGTGATGGGCGGTACGCGCATCATTTACCCCGCCGAAGAACGCGAAGTCACGCTGCGCCTGAGCAATGACGGCAGCCAGCCGGCGCTGGTACAGGCGTGGATTGACGACGGCGACATGGACGTCGGTCCGGATGAAGTCAGCGTGCCGTTCATCATCATGCCGCCGCTTGCGCGCATCAATCCCGGCAAGGGGCAAACGCTGCGCATTGCCTATGCGCCATCCGCCAACATTCCTTCAGACCGGGAATCCGTGTTCTGGATGAACGTGCTTGACGTACCACCCCTGCCGTCCGCCCAGGTTGCCAACCACATGCAATTGGCTTTCCGCAGCCGCATCAAGCTGTTCTTCCGGCCGATGGGGCTGCCTGGAACGGTGGCGGATGCCGCCGCCCAATTGCGCTGGCGGGTCGTGCAGGCGGGCAAGGGTCCCACGCTGCAAGTGCGTAACGACAGTGCTTTCCATGTGTCGCTGACCTCGGTCGAATTGAGGCTGCCGGAGGGGCGGACAATGTCGCTGCCGAGCCGCATGCTTGCCCCTCGTTCCGTCACGGAACTCGACGACGGAAAACTGCCGCATGCGGCGGGCGCCAAGGGCGCCGTGGTGTTTGAATGGATCAACGACTACGGCGCCACGGTTCGGCGCGAAAGTCGTCTTGATCCTTAA